A region of Montipora foliosa isolate CH-2021 unplaced genomic scaffold, ASM3666993v2 scaffold_351, whole genome shotgun sequence DNA encodes the following proteins:
- the LOC137987467 gene encoding zinc finger protein 862-like, with the protein MRCKYCKAFPMHASSSLVNGCDNFKRETLAKHLQSKSHIYCRDCYFARSGKSKTVTQQKALPEVFARQETAQRKDLQRELEIKFNVAYAIAKEELPFTKYRPLLLLHKKNGVDISPTYDNDVKCAEFISSICDSMKSDLGDLMKSAKYASLIIDGDTDISVKECEMVYVRIVENGKPVNRLVGQQEVEHAHAAGVLAAVKNAFSDLVEGGLPNWTQKAVSLASDGASVNLGVRNGVIELLKAEAGNHVIPFHCMAHRLELAMLKTQKEVKMVETLYNTLHLVWKTYHYSAKSRRELNRLGTELGANIRVASNVKGTRWVPHVQRALEVFLTRIRKDGDLSEDHGQFAATFLHMENLSETSKNADIKGRAKKLVTTMKKVDFVAFCHFIADMFQIISELSKSLQKNDLILPMAITAVRRTVDQVENLLVRPKRNGHLSAFLTALQAQVEGQEDDDEDDDDEDEDANRSAKFQGITLSGNAKDLADQTIRYPELERHIKQTVQLTVHEIQQRFSALLGDTGDTEAGGAPEAVRCLNVIFNHDSWPESSSNLAEFGEKEVDFLLSFFRRILLRNGCDPTRVQTEYSNFKTLVRGTFQDKSFYALFQLLLTKDPYKEDFKNLLHLVEIMLVIPISSAQCERGFSAQKRIKSDVRSSLHVSTTEDLIRISMEGPELAAFDPTPVVEKWLNSGQRSRRPHVVYKTWPEELVPVYADLDSLDFE; encoded by the exons ATGCGCTGCAAATACTGTAAAGCTTTCCCGATGCATGCATCTTCATCCTTAGTCAATGGATGCGACAACTTTAAACGCGAAACACTTGCCAAGCATTTGCAGAGTAAGAGCCACATCTATTGCAGGGACTGTTATTTTGCCCGTAGCGGTAAATCAAAAACAGTAACGCAGCAAAAAGCTCTTCCGGAAGTTTTCGCCAGACAGGAAACAGCCCAGCGGAAAGACCTCCAGCGAGAGCTTGAAATCAAATTCAATGTAGCTTATGCAATAGCGAAAGAGGAACTTCCGTTCACAAAGTACCGGCCTCTACTTTTGCTACATAAAAAGAATGGAGTTGACATCAGTCCAACATACGACAATGACGTCAAATGTGCAGAATTCATTTCTTCCATCTGTGACAGCATGAAATCTGACCTTGGTGACCTGATGAAATCGGCAAAGTATGCATCTCTGATCATTGATGGAGACACTGACATATCAGTCAAGGAATGTGAAATGGTTTATGTGCGTATCGTAGAAAATGGCAAGCCTGTCAATAGATTAGTTGGACAACAAGAAGTGGAACACGCCCATGCTGCAG GCGTACTAGCTGCCGTGAAAAATGCGTTTAGTGACCTTGTTGAAGGTGGTCTTCCAAACTGGACACAAAAGGCAGTTTCTCTTGCCTCAGATGGTGCCTCTGTCAATCTTGGCGTTCGCAATGGTGTGATTGAGCTTTTGAAGGCTGAAGCTGGCAATCATGTCATCCCATTCCACTGCATGGCACACAG GTTGGAACTGGCAATGCTTAAAACCCAGAAGGAGGTAAAAATGGTTGAAACGCTGTACAATACTCTTCATCTCGTCTGGAAGACATACCATTACAGTGCGAAGTCTCGTCGTGAGCTTAATCGTTTGGGGACGGAGTTGGGAGCTAATATACGCGTTGCGAGTAATGTTAAAGGAACCCGTTGGGTACCCCATGTGCAGAGGGCTTTAGAAGTTTTCCTGACGAGAATCAGAAAAGATGGGGACCTAAGTGAAGATCATGGTCAGTTTGCTGCAACATTTCTCCACATGGAGAATCTTTCCGAGACCTCAAAAAATGCTGACATCAAGGGTAGGGCAAAAAAG CTTGTGACGACTATGAAGAAAGTAGACTTTGTCGCCTTCTGTCATTTCATTGCCGATATGTTTCAGATAATTTCTGAACTAAGCAAGAGCCTGCAAAAAAATGATTTGATACTACCTATGGCCATCACTGCTGTTAGAAGAACCGTGGATCAAGTAGAAAACCTCCTTGTGCGGCCAAAGAGGAATGGTCACTTAAGTGCGTTCCTAACTGCTCTCCAGGCGCAGGTGGAAGGACAagaggatgatgatgaagatgacgatgatgaagatgaagatgcaAATAGATCTGCTAAATTTCAG GGAATAACTTTGTCTGGTAATGCTAAAGACCTCGCAGATCAGACCATTCGCTACCCCGAACTTGAACGGCACATAAAGCAGACAGTGCAACTTACAGTGCATGAGATACAGCAACGATTCTCCGCCTTACTAGGAGATACTGGGGACACGGAAGCGGGGGGTGCTCCTGAAGCTGTAAGATGCCTGAATGTTATCTTCAACCATGACAGCTGGCCTGAGAGTTCTTCTAACCTAGCAGAATTTGGTGAAAAAGAGGTTGACTTCCTTTTGTCATTCTTCAGAAGGATACTattaag AAATGGATGTGACCCCACAAGAGTACAAACTGAGTACTCCAATTTCAAGACATTAGTCCGTGGTACCTTTCAGGACAAATCATTCTATGCTCTCTTCCAACTTTTGCTCACGAAGGATCCCTACAAGGAAGATTTTAAG AACCTGTTACACCTAGTCGAAATTATGCTTGTCATTCCGATAAGCAGTGCCCAGTGTGAGCGTGGTTTTTCGGCCCAGAAGCGAATTAAGTCTGATGTGAGGAGCAGCCTCCATGTATCCACAACAGAAGACCTTATCCGCATCAGCATGGAAGGGCCAGAATTGGCAGCATTTGACCCAACTCCAGTAGTTGAAAAGTGGTTGAACAGTGGCCAGAGATCAAGGCGGCCTCACGTGGTTTACAAAACGTGGCCAGAGGAATTAGTTCCAGTTTATGCGGACTTGGACTCACTGGATTTCGAGTAA